The genome window GGTCGCGCCGGTGCTGGCGATGCCCGATCCCGACGGCGACGCGGTGGCGCGCGGCGTGCTGGTGGGGGCGGTGCTGGGGTGCTTCTCGATCGCGATCGCGGCGACCCTGGCGAGCGGCGGCGGCGTGCAGCGCCTCACCGCCGGCGTGTTCGCGATCAACGCCTTGATGGACTTCGTCTACGGTGCGTGGGTGCTGGCGACGCCCGCCATCGGACGCGGCTGGGCGACCACGGTGTTCCTGATGTGGACGATCATGCTCGCGTTCGTCACCGGCGCGGCGCTGGCGCTGATGATCTCGGAGCGGCTGCGCGACGAACTCGACCGCCAGGCCAGCCACGACCCCCTGACCGACCTCCTCAACCGTCGCGGCTTCGACCTCGTCGCCGACAAGCTGTTCTCCATCCGCAGCCGCGACATGCATCCGTTTTCGGTGCTGATGATCGACCTCGACCACTTCAAGCGCGTCAACGACGGCCACGGTCACGAAACCGGCGACCGGGTGCTGACCCACGTCGCGCGGACGCTGGCGACGCACCTGCGGGCCGAGGACGTGTTCGCGCGCTGGGGCGGCGAGGAATTCATCGTGCTGATGCCGAACTGCGACGCCGAGCAGGCGGTCGAGGCGGCGCAACGCCTGCGGACGGCGCTGGCGCAGCATCCGTCGACGCCGCGGGTGACGATCAGCATCGGCATCGCCACCAGCGGCGGCGACGAAGGCCTCACCGGCCTCAAGCGCCGCGCCGACGGCGCCCTCTACGAAGCCAAGGCGGAGGGCCGCGACCGCGCCGTCGCCGCCGGAACGGCGACGCGCGCGGTGGTCGGCTCAGGCGGTCTCGGCTGAGTAGACCTCGGGGTTGAGGCAGTGCGGCGAGCGCCGGCCCGCCAGAACCAGATCGGCGTCGGCGATCACCGACAGGCCGCAGCGCTCCGCAGATTCCCGCGTATCCGCCCCCGAGTGGGGGGTGAAGACGACGCGCGGGTCGGCGAAGATCGGATGGCTGCGGTCCGGCGGTTCGGACTCGTAGGCGTCGATCGCCGCGCCGCCCAGGCGCTCGGCCTTGAGCGCGGCGGCGAGCGCGTCGAGATCGACCACCTCGCCGCGAGCGTAGTTGAGGAGGAACGCGGTCGGCTTCATCAGCGCCAGTTCCGGCGCGCCGATCAGGTGCGCGTTGCCCTGCCCGCCGAAGACGTGCAGCGACACGTAGTCCGCGCGCCGCAGCAGGTCGGCGAGCGGCAGCAGCTCGATGCGGTGCTGCGCGACGAACGCGGCGTCGGGGTAGAGTTCGGTGGCGACCACCTTCATCCCCAGCGCCACCGCCTTGGCGGCGAGGTTGCGGCCGATGTTGCCGAGACCGACGACGCCGAGGGTCTTGCCCGAAAGCTCGGTGCCGACGTGGCGGCTCCAGCCGCCGCCGACCACCGACATGTGCCCCTGCGGTATCCGCCGCGCGAGGCCGAGCATGCCGCCGAGCGCGAGCTCCGCCACCGCGTTGGCGTTGGTGCCGGGCGCGTTGATCACCGGAATGCCGCGGGCGGTGGCGGCGGCGATGTCGATGTTGTCGACGCCGACGCCGTTCTTGATCACCGCCTTGAGCTTCGGCGCCGCGGCGATCTGCGCGGCGGTGGCGGCGAACAGACCGACGACCAGAATCTCGACGCGGTCGAGGACGGCGGAGACGCCGCCGTCCGGGAGGCTGGTGTCGGCACAGCGGACGAACTCCCAGCCGCGCCCGGCGATCTCCTCGGCCGGGCGGCCGGTTTTGGCGAACCCGGGCGAGGTGGTGACGACGACGGTCATGGCGGCTCCCTCCTCAGGCGGCGATCATGTGCTTTTCGAGGTTCGCGCGGATCTTCGCGTCGATCTCGGGCGTCGGCAGCAGCGCCGGCTGACGGCTCGCGCCGACCGAGGAATCCGAGAGGTAGAGCGCGCGCTTGACCATCGCCGGCGGATAGCCGAGGGCGTAGAGGTCGACGCGCAGCGCGGTGAACCGCTCCTGCGCCTTCGCCGCCGCCGCGAGATCGCCCTTCTCGAAGCCCTTGACGATCGCGTTCAGCACCTCGGGCATGACGTTGCCGAGGCCGGAGATGCTGCCCTTGGCGCCGTGTTCGAGGGCGTAGTAGACGAGCGAATCCGGGCCGGAGAAGACGTCGAAGTCGCTCCGCGCGTTGGCGATCGCGAGATAGGCGTCGAGGCTCTCCTTGCCGCCGCCCGAATCCTTGATGCCGAGGATGTTGGGGTGCTCGGCGAGGCGGGCGCAGGTCTCGGGCTCGATGTGGTTCTGGGTGCGCGCCGGGATGTCGTAGAGATAGGTCGGCGTCGTCACCGCGTCGGCGACGCGGCAGAAGTGGGAATAGAGCCCCTCCTGGGTGCAGCCGATGAAGTACGGCGTGATCACCGCGAGGCCGTCGACCCCCGCCTTCTCCACCGCGCGGGCGAGCAGCACGGTCTCGTAGGTGGAGGGGGTGCCGACGTTGGCGAACACCTTGACCTTGCCTGCCGCTTCCTCGACCACCTCGGCGGCGAGCCGCACCTTCTCCTCGAAGGTCAGCGCGCTGAAATCGCCGTTGGTGCCGAGGCAGAGGATCGCGTTGCCGGCGGCGACCTGGCGGCGCACCTGGCGGCGAGTGGCGGCGAAGTTCAGGCTTTCGTCGTCGTTGAAACAGGTGACGAGCGCGACGAACGGCAGACGATCGGTCATGACGAAGCTCCCTCGGAAGCGGCCGCGGCGCGCGCGGCCTTGTGTTTGGCGCGACGCTCCTGCCAGATCGGCCAGGCCAGCGACAGCGGCGTGAGTACCAGGAAGACGAGCGTGATCGGCCCCGAGCAGAACTTCACCACGTCGTTGCCGACGTTGAGGAGCCCGAGGCGCAGGTTGGCCTCCGCCATCGGCCCGAGGATCAGCGCGATGCACAGCGCCGCCTGCGAGAAGCCGAACTTCTGCATCGCGTAGCCGAGCACGCCGAACCCGAGCATGGTGTAGAGGTCGACGACGTTGAGATTGATCGCGTAGGAGCCGATGAAGCAGAACAGCGCGATCGCGATGGTGAGGATCTTCTTCGGCACCAGGAGGATCTTGGAGAAGTACGCGATCCCGGCCATGCCGAAGATGAACATGAAGATGTTGGCGACGAAGTTGCTGGTGAACAGCCCCACCACCACCTCCGGATGCTCCTGGAACAGCAGCGGCCCGGGCGCGAGGCCCTGGATCATCAGGCCGCCCATCAGCACCGCGGTGACGACGTCGCCCGGCAGGCCGAGGGCGAGCAGCGGCACCAGCGCGCCGCCGCATACGGCGTTGTTGGCGCTTTCGGTGGCGGCGATGCCCGGGGCGTAGCCGGTGCCGAACTTCTCCGGCGTCTTCGACACGCGGCGCGCCTCGTTGTAGCTGATCCACGACGCGGTGCCGGAGCCGACGCCGGGGACGATGCCGATGACCGTGCCGATCAGCGAGCCGCGCACCAGGGCGTTGGCGCTTTCGCGCAGGTCCGCCCAGGTCGGCCAGATCCCCGAGACCTTCATGGTCTTGACCCGGTCCTCGAAGATGTTTTCGAGCTGCACGAACACCTCGGACACCGCGAACAGGCCGATCAGCGCCGGCGTGAAGGCGAACCCGGCGGCGAACCCGGTGATGCCGAAGGTATAGCGCGACGCCCCGGTGATCGGATCGGCGCCGACGCAGGAGATCAGCACGCCGAGCATGCCGGCGAGCGCGCCCTTCAGCAGATCGCCCGACAGGCTGGCGATGATGGTGAGGCCGAACAGCGCGAGCGCGAAGTATTCCGCCGGGCCGAAGCGTAGGGCGATGTCGGCGAGTTGCGGCGCGAGGGTGGCGAGCGCCACCGCCGAGACCAGACCGCCGACAGCCGAGGCGATCGTCGCCATGCCGAGCGCCCTGCCCGCCTCGCCCTTCTGCGCCATCGGATAGCCGTCGAGCACGGTGGCGGCGGACGCGGGCGTGCCCGGGGTCTTGATCAAAATCGACGAGACGCAGCCGCCGTAGATGCCGCCGACGTAGATGCCGATCAGCATCGACAGACCCTCGACCGGCTCCATGCCGAAGGTCATCGGGATCAGCAGCGCCACGCCCATGGTGGCGGTGAGGCCGGGCAGCGCGCCGATGACGATGCCGCCGAGCGTGCCGAGCGCGATCACCGCGAGGATCTCCGGCTCGAAGACGTGCAGGATGTACGACGCGTAATCCATCGGAAACCCCTCCGGATGGGAAGCTTAGGGCAGGTAGACCTTCATCACCTGGGTGAACACCAGGTAAACGCCGCCGACCACCACAGGCGGCACCAGCAGCAACTGCGACCAGCGGCGCTCGCGCAGCACCAGCAACGCGACGACGAAGAACACCAGGGAACTGATGAGGTAGCCGACCGGCTCGTAGACCATGGCGTAGACCAGCATCAGCAGCAGAAAACCGACGAGCTTGACGACCACGTGCAGGCCCGGAGGCGCGGCGGCCAGCTCCGCCCGGCGTTGCGACCGCCACAGCAGCAGCAGCGCGAACAGCGCAATGCCCGCGATCATCAGCCAGGGGAGAAAACTCGGGCCGAGGGTTCCGCCGGTCCCGGCGGAGGGGACGTCGAGCGTCCATCCCGCGACCAGGGCGGAGAAGCCCAGCAGCACCAACGACAGCCAGAAATCACTGTTGCGGCTCATGCGACCCTCTCGGGTTGGTGAGACGCCGCCCCCTCGGACGGCAAGGCCCATTGATGCATGGGCGATAGGAGTTGTCAATATGTTGTAATTTTTCCCGGCGACATCGGGGCATCGGCGCATTCCGGAACCGCATCCCCCTCGCCCGGGTGGGCGACTCCGCCCGCCGGTCTAAAGCGAGAGATCGAGCAGGCGCCCCTCGAACACCCGGTCGCGCGACCCTTCGAGATGGGCGCGCATCAACGACGCGGCGCGCTCGGCGTCGCGGTCGCGGATCGCGGCGTAGATCGCCTGATGCTCCGCCAGCACGCCCTCGAGGCGATACTGCGGGCCGAGCAGGGCCGCGCCGTGGAACTTCATCACCACGCCGATCTGGTCCTTCAGCGCAAGCATCGTCGAGATGTAATAATGGTTGTTGGCCGCCTCGGCGATCGCGACATGGAAGGCGAAGTCGGCATCCGAGCGGTGGGTATGGCCGAGGGTGGCGTCGCGCAGCAGGTCGAGGGATGTCGCCATCGTCGTCAGCGCGGCATCGTTGCGGCGGAGTGCGGCGTTGCGGGCGTAATCGGGTTCGATCGAAAGACGGAACTCGTAGCAGCGCTGGATGTCGGCGATGGTTTCCACCGGCGCGTAGCTCAACACCCCGCCTTCACGGCCGCGCGCGGAAACGAAGCTGCC of uncultured Alphaproteobacteria bacterium contains these proteins:
- a CDS encoding TRAP-T family transporter, small (4 TMs) inner membrane subunit, whose product is MSRNSDFWLSLVLLGFSALVAGWTLDVPSAGTGGTLGPSFLPWLMIAGIALFALLLLWRSQRRAELAAAPPGLHVVVKLVGFLLLMLVYAMVYEPVGYLISSLVFFVVALLVLRERRWSQLLLVPPVVVGGVYLVFTQVMKVYLP
- a CDS encoding conserved membrane hypothetical protein (Evidence 4 : Homologs of previously reported genes of unknown function), which gives rise to MDSKTLIVVLSLLIALNAAILLLLNRLHGEMPGPRDWACGAACITVGVMVATQHGGRFAFAAVAAGNWLVVAGYALIFIGVQRFCGLHPRAGTVLLIASLTVAPVLAMPDPDGDAVARGVLVGAVLGCFSIAIAATLASGGGVQRLTAGVFAINALMDFVYGAWVLATPAIGRGWATTVFLMWTIMLAFVTGAALALMISERLRDELDRQASHDPLTDLLNRRGFDLVADKLFSIRSRDMHPFSVLMIDLDHFKRVNDGHGHETGDRVLTHVARTLATHLRAEDVFARWGGEEFIVLMPNCDAEQAVEAAQRLRTALAQHPSTPRVTISIGIATSGGDEGLTGLKRRADGALYEAKAEGRDRAVAAGTATRAVVGSGGLG
- a CDS encoding Transcriptional regulator, giving the protein MDEEFSRAEPEVEAESSAERPPRSPLVRKVYQRLLAQITAGDYRHNQRLPGEYELAAQFGVSRPVVREALGHLREEGLIYSRQGAGSFVSARGREGGVLSYAPVETIADIQRCYEFRLSIEPDYARNAALRRNDAALTTMATSLDLLRDATLGHTHRSDADFAFHVAIAEAANNHYYISTMLALKDQIGVVMKFHGAALLGPQYRLEGVLAEHQAIYAAIRDRDAERAASLMRAHLEGSRDRVFEGRLLDLSL
- a CDS encoding Dihydrodipicolinate synthase, with the translated sequence MTDRLPFVALVTCFNDDESLNFAATRRQVRRQVAAGNAILCLGTNGDFSALTFEEKVRLAAEVVEEAAGKVKVFANVGTPSTYETVLLARAVEKAGVDGLAVITPYFIGCTQEGLYSHFCRVADAVTTPTYLYDIPARTQNHIEPETCARLAEHPNILGIKDSGGGKESLDAYLAIANARSDFDVFSGPDSLVYYALEHGAKGSISGLGNVMPEVLNAIVKGFEKGDLAAAAKAQERFTALRVDLYALGYPPAMVKRALYLSDSSVGASRQPALLPTPEIDAKIRANLEKHMIAA
- a CDS encoding conserved membrane hypothetical protein (Evidence 4 : Homologs of previously reported genes of unknown function), with amino-acid sequence MDYASYILHVFEPEILAVIALGTLGGIVIGALPGLTATMGVALLIPMTFGMEPVEGLSMLIGIYVGGIYGGCVSSILIKTPGTPASAATVLDGYPMAQKGEAGRALGMATIASAVGGLVSAVALATLAPQLADIALRFGPAEYFALALFGLTIIASLSGDLLKGALAGMLGVLISCVGADPITGASRYTFGITGFAAGFAFTPALIGLFAVSEVFVQLENIFEDRVKTMKVSGIWPTWADLRESANALVRGSLIGTVIGIVPGVGSGTASWISYNEARRVSKTPEKFGTGYAPGIAATESANNAVCGGALVPLLALGLPGDVVTAVLMGGLMIQGLAPGPLLFQEHPEVVVGLFTSNFVANIFMFIFGMAGIAYFSKILLVPKKILTIAIALFCFIGSYAINLNVVDLYTMLGFGVLGYAMQKFGFSQAALCIALILGPMAEANLRLGLLNVGNDVVKFCSGPITLVFLVLTPLSLAWPIWQERRAKHKAARAAAASEGASS
- a CDS encoding D-isomer specific 2-hydroxyacid dehydrogenase, NAD binding subunit translates to MTVVVTTSPGFAKTGRPAEEIAGRGWEFVRCADTSLPDGGVSAVLDRVEILVVGLFAATAAQIAAAPKLKAVIKNGVGVDNIDIAAATARGIPVINAPGTNANAVAELALGGMLGLARRIPQGHMSVVGGGWSRHVGTELSGKTLGVVGLGNIGRNLAAKAVALGMKVVATELYPDAAFVAQHRIELLPLADLLRRADYVSLHVFGGQGNAHLIGAPELALMKPTAFLLNYARGEVVDLDALAAALKAERLGGAAIDAYESEPPDRSHPIFADPRVVFTPHSGADTRESAERCGLSVIADADLVLAGRRSPHCLNPEVYSAETA